The following are encoded together in the Pseudoalteromonas piscicida genome:
- a CDS encoding transketolase produces the protein MNQDLRKRIAEIIYKSKEGHIPSSYSIVDIINYLYTDVLSFDAGNPQWEERDYFILSKGHGCAALWVVLEKLGLLPDNALEQYSQFGGILGGHPDRTKVPFVEASTGSLGHGMPMAVGCALANKIKRQSNRVFCLVGDGECHEGTVWESAHVAANRNLNNLTVIVDWNQSAAQLCPKDDLPAKWKSFGWHTVIFDGHDPQQIEQAFSQSSDDAPTVLIAKNIKGKGVSMTEGHGPWHHKIPTKEELDQIMEALS, from the coding sequence AAAACGCATTGCGGAGATCATCTACAAGTCAAAAGAAGGGCATATTCCTAGCTCCTACTCCATTGTCGATATCATCAACTATCTCTACACCGACGTGTTGTCATTTGACGCTGGCAATCCCCAGTGGGAAGAGCGAGATTACTTCATCCTGTCTAAAGGACATGGATGTGCTGCGCTGTGGGTTGTGCTAGAAAAGCTCGGACTCCTCCCAGACAATGCACTTGAACAATATTCACAATTCGGAGGTATATTGGGAGGTCACCCAGACCGTACAAAAGTGCCCTTCGTAGAAGCGTCAACGGGGTCACTAGGGCACGGCATGCCTATGGCTGTGGGTTGTGCACTTGCGAACAAAATAAAGCGCCAGAGTAACAGAGTTTTCTGCTTGGTTGGCGATGGTGAATGCCACGAAGGGACTGTCTGGGAAAGTGCCCATGTTGCAGCAAACCGCAACCTGAATAATCTAACCGTCATTGTTGACTGGAATCAGTCTGCTGCGCAGCTATGCCCAAAAGATGATCTCCCCGCAAAGTGGAAAAGCTTTGGTTGGCATACCGTGATTTTTGACGGGCATGACCCCCAGCAAATTGAACAAGCATTTTCACAATCGAGTGATGATGCTCCTACCGTTTTAATTGCCAAAAATATCAAAGGCAAAGGGGTAAGTATGACCGAAGGACATGGCCCCTGGCACCATAAGATCCCTACCAAAGAAGAGCTAGATCAAATAATGGAAGCACTGTCATGA
- a CDS encoding transketolase family protein — MSNLRQEFADKMLAVGASDPRLVVMVGDISHGILKPFAAEYPDRYYNVGICEPTIVGMAAGVASTGLIPVAHTIAPFLIERSFEQIKLDFAYQQLAGNFITVGGAFDYAQLGCSHHCYNDVSLMCQLDNTVVTSPASAYEFSTLFSQCYDQGSINYFKLTENPHSFDLTGKIELGKAVIIEQGSDITLIAVGPQLKQASRACATLKAQGHSVELLYIHTIKPFDAETVIQSISKTKAVIVCEELSQHGGVYDLVMRHWASRDKAQFKQMAINNMIHDYGTYDELCQVAGLTDDNIVMHANTLIENKKV; from the coding sequence ATGAGTAACCTGAGACAAGAATTTGCCGATAAAATGCTGGCTGTAGGCGCTTCAGACCCTCGTCTGGTTGTTATGGTAGGAGATATAAGCCATGGCATACTTAAACCGTTTGCAGCTGAGTACCCTGATCGCTATTACAACGTGGGCATTTGTGAACCAACCATTGTGGGAATGGCAGCAGGTGTAGCAAGCACAGGCCTAATACCTGTAGCACATACGATTGCTCCCTTCTTAATAGAGCGGTCTTTTGAGCAAATTAAGCTAGACTTTGCATACCAGCAACTTGCTGGTAATTTTATCACGGTTGGCGGGGCATTCGACTACGCACAACTTGGTTGTAGTCATCACTGCTACAATGATGTGTCACTAATGTGCCAGCTGGACAATACTGTAGTGACAAGTCCTGCAAGCGCATACGAGTTTTCGACTCTGTTTTCACAGTGCTATGATCAAGGCTCCATCAATTACTTCAAACTGACTGAAAACCCACACTCATTTGATTTAACTGGAAAAATAGAATTAGGCAAAGCGGTGATCATTGAGCAAGGCAGCGACATCACACTTATAGCCGTAGGTCCTCAGTTAAAACAAGCTTCTCGTGCCTGTGCAACACTAAAAGCACAAGGACATAGTGTTGAATTGTTGTATATCCATACGATTAAACCGTTTGACGCTGAAACAGTCATTCAGAGTATCTCCAAAACAAAAGCGGTGATCGTATGTGAAGAGCTTTCACAACATGGCGGTGTATATGACTTAGTTATGCGCCACTGGGCAAGCCGTGACAAAGCACAATTTAAGCAGATGGCGATTAACAACATGATTCACGATTACGGCACATATGACGAACTGTGTCAGGTTGCTGGTTTAACGGATGATAACATCGTCATGCATGCAAATACCCTAATTGAGAACAAAAAGGTTTAG
- a CDS encoding class I SAM-dependent methyltransferase codes for MSQEHELNKYRNIKYETRTACSVCGHTNTTPVLELPALPLTEVFINRPGLSGLGETDQSLHYCQKCGHAQLQHVLDQSLLYASKSGYEFRSSQSYTGRKTAEFFKQFLQSLNFKPTYDCVLEVGCNDAYLLKELKPLAHQLIGVDPILRGHEQQINDDQVTVYGEFFESCKISESPDLVICKDVIEHVTDPKALIQELVEVASKNSLFLIQVPIWDKLIENYNFDHVFHQHLNYFSLASFNTLLESLGCTLIDWTVNEDHWNSAIFAFTNQPAAEKVTNPPISLATVSTSLRVFNSQMQACEIALEAAATKFPVYGYGAALMLPVIKYHFPNKLAAISKVFDDNPNRNGQYYLNSTTPIVSTECLDNISDAAVMLSAFSSRLNAKRMLARLSNELKPKQIYYPFNLLNGTL; via the coding sequence ATGTCACAAGAGCACGAACTGAATAAATATCGCAATATTAAGTATGAAACTCGAACAGCGTGCTCAGTATGTGGCCACACCAACACCACACCAGTGCTGGAACTTCCAGCACTGCCGCTTACTGAGGTCTTTATCAACCGGCCCGGCCTCTCAGGACTCGGTGAAACTGACCAGTCTTTGCACTACTGCCAAAAATGTGGTCATGCCCAGTTACAGCATGTCCTGGATCAATCACTTCTCTATGCGAGTAAATCAGGGTATGAGTTCAGAAGCTCGCAAAGCTATACAGGCCGAAAAACGGCTGAATTCTTCAAACAGTTTTTACAGTCTCTCAACTTCAAGCCGACGTATGATTGTGTTCTTGAGGTTGGCTGCAATGACGCATACTTGCTGAAGGAACTGAAGCCACTCGCACATCAGTTAATTGGTGTTGACCCTATATTACGTGGTCATGAACAGCAGATCAATGACGACCAAGTCACCGTATACGGTGAATTCTTTGAAAGCTGTAAGATTAGCGAATCCCCTGACCTGGTCATCTGCAAAGACGTCATTGAACATGTCACGGATCCTAAAGCACTCATTCAGGAGCTGGTTGAGGTTGCAAGTAAGAATTCGCTGTTCTTAATTCAAGTGCCGATTTGGGATAAGTTGATCGAGAACTACAACTTTGATCATGTTTTTCACCAACATCTTAACTATTTCAGCCTGGCCTCATTTAATACGCTGCTAGAGTCTCTGGGGTGTACATTAATAGACTGGACGGTTAATGAAGATCATTGGAACAGCGCAATTTTCGCCTTTACTAATCAGCCTGCCGCAGAAAAAGTAACAAACCCGCCGATATCATTGGCAACCGTTTCGACTAGTCTCCGTGTTTTTAATAGTCAGATGCAAGCTTGCGAAATAGCATTAGAAGCTGCTGCAACAAAGTTCCCTGTATATGGTTATGGCGCCGCGCTAATGCTGCCAGTCATCAAGTATCATTTCCCAAATAAACTTGCTGCTATTAGTAAGGTTTTTGATGACAACCCTAATCGCAATGGCCAGTACTATTTAAACTCGACAACGCCCATTGTATCAACTGAGTGTCTTGACAACATATCCGACGCCGCTGTCATGCTCAGCGCATTTTCTTCTCGATTAAATGCGAAAAGAATGCTGGCCAGGCTCAGTAATGAGCTTAAACCAAAGCAAATTTATTACCCGTTTAATTTACTAAACGGCACGCTATAG
- a CDS encoding radical SAM protein, with translation MSSFHNKHEAITDKIFSGELTMPHRYVFVLTNLCNLDCSFCFQDRDRRDDAMTTQDWLNVVAQLPEYARVTFTGGEPLAFKDFEVIVDEVAKKHDCNMITNGLLLSEKKIDFILSKPSFKVLSISIDDIGNLNRDVKPRQWEKLLEQIRYFHKRKAELNSECVLDIKTVVLDKNAHDLLAIHKYCVEVLGANTHAFQFLKGSHLQHSDKMHEMIEMYATSHAPTYTHFDVILEQLELVRQYNQNSACNAFVHPKICDLSSSEPIPRVTYINSERFRPKDFQACKFPWSSVHINVDGNLFPCIAVSMGNVKTTSLHDIVTGEVFTEFKAALSKHLVEGCNRCGWIRPRPYLNIIDSLTL, from the coding sequence ATGTCTTCTTTTCACAATAAGCATGAAGCTATCACCGATAAAATCTTCAGTGGTGAACTGACGATGCCGCATCGGTATGTATTTGTTTTAACGAATCTGTGTAATCTGGACTGCAGCTTTTGCTTTCAAGACAGGGACAGACGTGACGACGCTATGACAACACAAGACTGGCTTAACGTAGTTGCACAATTGCCTGAGTATGCGCGTGTGACTTTCACAGGTGGCGAGCCCTTAGCATTTAAAGACTTCGAAGTCATCGTGGATGAAGTCGCCAAAAAGCACGATTGCAACATGATCACAAATGGACTATTACTGTCTGAAAAGAAAATTGACTTCATCTTAAGTAAACCTAGCTTTAAAGTGCTCTCTATTTCGATAGATGACATAGGTAACCTGAATCGAGATGTGAAGCCTCGACAGTGGGAAAAGTTGCTTGAACAGATCCGCTATTTTCACAAACGAAAAGCGGAGTTGAACAGCGAGTGTGTACTCGATATCAAAACAGTTGTTCTGGACAAAAATGCTCATGATCTGCTTGCAATCCACAAGTATTGCGTTGAAGTACTTGGCGCTAATACACACGCCTTCCAGTTTTTGAAAGGCAGCCATCTTCAGCATTCTGATAAGATGCATGAGATGATAGAAATGTATGCAACATCTCACGCACCGACATACACCCACTTTGACGTTATTCTCGAGCAGCTTGAGTTAGTCCGACAGTACAATCAAAACAGTGCCTGTAATGCCTTTGTTCACCCTAAAATATGTGATCTTAGCTCTTCTGAACCGATCCCGAGGGTGACTTATATTAATAGCGAACGCTTTCGACCTAAAGATTTTCAGGCGTGTAAATTCCCCTGGTCCAGTGTTCATATCAACGTTGACGGCAACCTTTTCCCATGTATTGCAGTAAGTATGGGAAATGTAAAGACCACCTCTTTACATGACATCGTGACCGGTGAAGTCTTTACCGAGTTCAAAGCCGCGCTGTCAAAACACCTGGTGGAGGGGTGTAATCGGTGTGGCTGGATAAGACCCAGACCCTATCTCAATATCATAGACTCGTTAACGTTATAG
- a CDS encoding NAD-dependent epimerase/dehydratase family protein, with protein sequence MDRTLILGGSGYIGRNIAATLAEQGMAVTALSRKDVDLENQHQGVADLVEHLRDCDNLIICSAITRTVANDTDSCQQNIIQLQTILKALQNTTPKRVVYLSAADVYGHYGSQAQEIAPLEPKNEYGAFKVFAEHMLRINLAHQCRLSIMRFSGVFGGVGDTSSLIYRLFHSVKSGAEITLTNNGQSKRDFVPVTLIASAAYSLLTNNKSGTYNVSTGQEMNIADVIKLIESVSSTQARLRLFQQKSDRDFDLSLDNSRLELSLPYLVVPNMLTSLTHFVSELNDE encoded by the coding sequence ATGGATAGAACACTGATTTTAGGCGGTAGCGGCTATATCGGCCGCAATATTGCAGCCACACTGGCTGAGCAAGGTATGGCCGTTACCGCACTTAGTCGCAAGGACGTTGATCTTGAAAACCAGCACCAAGGTGTTGCAGATCTCGTTGAGCACCTGAGGGACTGCGACAACTTAATAATCTGCTCAGCTATCACCCGTACCGTGGCGAATGACACAGATAGCTGCCAGCAGAACATTATTCAGCTGCAGACCATACTCAAAGCATTACAAAACACCACACCCAAGCGAGTAGTCTACCTCAGTGCCGCCGACGTTTATGGCCACTATGGTAGCCAAGCACAAGAGATCGCCCCTTTGGAGCCTAAAAATGAGTATGGTGCTTTTAAGGTCTTTGCCGAACATATGCTGAGAATTAATCTGGCACACCAATGTAGGCTATCTATTATGCGGTTTTCCGGCGTTTTTGGTGGTGTGGGTGATACCAGCAGCTTGATATATCGTTTGTTTCATTCAGTCAAATCAGGCGCTGAAATCACGTTAACCAATAACGGGCAAAGCAAGAGAGATTTTGTACCGGTCACCCTGATAGCCAGTGCCGCCTATAGCTTACTTACTAATAACAAAAGTGGCACCTATAACGTTTCAACAGGCCAGGAAATGAACATCGCAGATGTCATTAAGCTGATTGAATCCGTCAGTTCAACGCAGGCCAGACTTCGACTGTTCCAGCAAAAATCCGACAGAGATTTTGATCTCTCTCTTGATAACTCACGGCTTGAACTTAGTCTTCCTTACTTGGTAGTACCAAATATGCTTACTTCGCTAACCCACTTTGTCTCTGAGCTGAACGATGAATAA
- a CDS encoding zinc-binding dehydrogenase: MNNIIPDHFNAAVLTELNKDLQIKKLKVPELRTGQVLVKLTRAGLCRSQLMEARGHRGEDKYLPHLLGHEGVGNIVATGPGVAKVKVGDRVILGWLKGSGIDAGGTVFSSQDGETINGGPVTTFSEYTVVSENRITQCPGDINDDMAVLLGCALPTGAGIVLNQVQPSHEQTVLLIGLGGIGLSALLMLKHFRPKHVVVIDTNPEKVRIAMALGADHGYVLHDDIQSEIAANFPQGFDFAIECAGHTSSIEMAFELIHNAGKCIFASHPPNGEKIQLDPHALICGKRIEGSWGGGSNPDRDLVKIGRIIQELDFPMEVFISHQYTLSEINNALNDLENNQVVRAVIDLEG; encoded by the coding sequence ATGAATAACATTATTCCAGACCATTTTAACGCTGCCGTATTAACTGAGCTAAATAAAGACTTACAGATAAAAAAATTAAAAGTGCCCGAGCTTCGAACCGGACAAGTCCTTGTAAAATTGACCCGCGCAGGACTGTGCAGAAGCCAGCTGATGGAAGCAAGAGGACACCGGGGAGAAGATAAGTACCTTCCCCACCTGCTAGGTCATGAAGGCGTCGGCAATATCGTCGCAACCGGACCAGGTGTCGCAAAAGTAAAAGTCGGGGATCGGGTTATTCTGGGTTGGTTAAAAGGCAGTGGCATTGATGCCGGAGGTACTGTTTTCTCATCACAAGACGGCGAAACGATCAATGGTGGACCAGTGACCACTTTTTCAGAATACACTGTCGTGTCAGAAAACCGGATCACACAATGCCCCGGTGACATAAATGATGACATGGCCGTGTTACTCGGATGTGCCCTGCCTACCGGCGCCGGCATTGTGCTTAACCAAGTACAACCAAGCCACGAACAAACAGTCCTTTTAATTGGTCTGGGAGGAATTGGTTTGAGTGCTCTGCTAATGCTTAAGCACTTTAGACCGAAGCATGTGGTTGTAATTGACACAAACCCCGAAAAAGTCAGGATTGCAATGGCACTGGGTGCAGACCATGGGTATGTACTTCATGATGACATACAAAGTGAAATTGCTGCCAATTTTCCGCAAGGTTTTGACTTTGCAATCGAGTGTGCAGGACACACCAGCTCAATTGAAATGGCATTTGAATTAATTCATAACGCCGGTAAGTGTATTTTTGCCTCTCACCCACCTAACGGGGAGAAAATCCAACTTGATCCTCATGCCCTCATCTGTGGCAAAAGAATTGAGGGTTCCTGGGGAGGCGGTTCCAACCCAGACAGAGATCTAGTCAAAATAGGACGCATTATTCAAGAGCTGGATTTTCCTATGGAGGTTTTTATTTCACACCAATATACCTTGAGTGAAATCAATAATGCTTTGAATGACTTGGAAAATAATCAGGTAGTCAGAGCCGTCATAGATTTAGAAGGGTAA
- a CDS encoding PfkB family carbohydrate kinase — translation MSKTVLVQGNFDVLHPGHIRLLKFAKECGDFLIVAVNSDQAMEVESRVSETHRLEMVKSLECVNEAFLTTDSACILIEKHSPDIVVKGKEFEEKENPELHALKSYGGKLIFGSGEFESNAEHFIQRSTPIKNNFDFDEVKAFMGRHHIRKRDIYKTLNAMRNLNVLVIGEVIVDEYVQGTAVGLSQEDPTIVMTPNKTDTFLGGAAITAGHIKAIGAGRVNLISVLGDDEAANHVKEHIDSYKLDACLYTDNSRPTPLKTRYRAGSKTLLRVNNVRQHKISQELQAKILKKVEEIMPELHLLVFSDFNYGLLPQTLVDNLTKLSKRYGVKIVADSQTSSQVGDISRYLNMDLITPTEREVRVALNNPDDGLVILAQKLAKKSRSQNVIITLAEEGLLIHLPSENFTVWENDKLPAINKHPVDPAGAGDCFLATCSLALCTGAPIWQACFLGSLAAACQVGSIGNTPLNRDTLEKAIEDSFK, via the coding sequence ATGAGTAAAACAGTCTTAGTTCAGGGAAACTTTGACGTTCTCCACCCTGGCCACATTAGATTGCTTAAATTTGCAAAAGAGTGCGGAGACTTTCTGATTGTTGCCGTGAATAGCGACCAAGCAATGGAAGTCGAAAGTAGGGTTAGCGAGACGCATAGATTAGAGATGGTGAAATCTCTCGAATGTGTTAATGAGGCTTTTCTGACCACAGACTCGGCCTGCATACTCATAGAAAAACACAGCCCAGATATAGTCGTCAAAGGCAAAGAGTTCGAAGAGAAAGAAAACCCAGAACTTCACGCACTTAAATCCTATGGCGGGAAACTCATTTTTGGTTCAGGTGAATTTGAATCAAACGCTGAACACTTCATTCAGCGTTCAACACCTATTAAGAACAACTTTGACTTTGACGAAGTCAAAGCATTTATGGGCAGGCACCACATTCGAAAACGTGACATATACAAAACGCTCAATGCGATGCGAAACCTGAATGTGCTGGTAATAGGTGAAGTTATTGTTGATGAATATGTTCAAGGTACAGCCGTTGGTTTATCTCAAGAAGATCCAACCATCGTCATGACACCAAATAAAACAGATACATTTTTGGGTGGTGCAGCAATAACTGCAGGACATATCAAGGCAATCGGCGCAGGCAGAGTGAACCTCATTTCTGTGTTAGGTGATGATGAAGCAGCAAACCATGTTAAAGAACATATTGATAGCTATAAACTAGATGCTTGTTTATATACTGATAATAGTCGCCCTACTCCTTTAAAAACGCGTTATAGAGCAGGCTCAAAAACGTTGCTCCGAGTGAATAATGTGAGACAACATAAAATTTCACAGGAGCTTCAGGCAAAGATCCTAAAAAAAGTAGAAGAAATAATGCCTGAACTCCATTTGCTGGTTTTCTCTGACTTTAATTACGGGTTATTGCCGCAAACGCTTGTCGATAATTTGACAAAGCTTAGTAAACGTTACGGCGTAAAAATTGTTGCTGATAGTCAAACATCTTCTCAGGTTGGAGATATTTCAAGGTATCTGAATATGGACCTTATCACACCTACAGAACGTGAGGTAAGAGTCGCACTCAATAACCCTGATGACGGATTGGTCATTCTTGCTCAGAAATTGGCTAAAAAATCACGATCTCAGAATGTTATAATTACATTAGCTGAGGAGGGTTTGCTTATTCATTTACCCTCAGAAAACTTTACAGTTTGGGAAAATGACAAGCTCCCGGCCATAAATAAACATCCTGTAGACCCTGCAGGCGCGGGAGACTGCTTTCTGGCAACCTGTTCGCTCGCATTGTGTACTGGTGCTCCTATTTGGCAAGCATGCTTCCTTGGCAGCCTTGCAGCTGCTTGCCAAGTAGGATCCATTGGCAATACGCCACTAAATCGAGATACACTTGAAAAAGCTATCGAGGACTCATTCAAATAG
- a CDS encoding nucleotidyltransferase family protein — protein sequence MKAILLAAGLGTRLRPITDTLPKCLVPINGEPLLGLWLDKLVQLGVEEILINMHYFSEQVEAFVAASPYHDRIILSYEPELMGTAGTLVRNRNFWHRETCMVIHADNYCQSSLAGMLEAHKQRQTQTDATLLLFESPTPRSCGIVKLDENQVIQEFHEKVEHPPGNLASGALFIFSPEVYERYFSHLEADRPYELSLDVVPSMIGKLQGWLVDEHYIDIGTPESYSEAQKIAASQAMPLL from the coding sequence ATGAAAGCCATTCTACTTGCCGCGGGCCTTGGCACCCGCCTGCGGCCAATCACTGATACTCTGCCAAAGTGCCTTGTTCCAATCAATGGAGAGCCCCTGCTGGGTTTATGGCTAGACAAACTCGTTCAGCTTGGGGTCGAAGAGATCCTCATTAATATGCATTATTTTAGTGAACAGGTTGAAGCCTTTGTAGCCGCCAGCCCGTATCATGACCGCATTATCCTGAGTTACGAACCTGAATTGATGGGCACGGCAGGAACACTGGTACGCAACCGAAATTTCTGGCACAGAGAAACATGTATGGTGATCCATGCTGATAACTACTGTCAAAGCTCGTTAGCGGGCATGCTTGAGGCACATAAACAACGCCAGACGCAGACCGATGCTACTTTACTTTTGTTCGAAAGCCCGACGCCACGTAGCTGTGGTATTGTTAAATTGGATGAAAATCAAGTTATTCAGGAGTTTCATGAAAAGGTCGAACACCCTCCTGGCAACCTTGCCAGTGGCGCCCTCTTTATATTTTCACCTGAAGTCTATGAACGTTACTTCTCGCACCTAGAAGCGGATCGGCCCTATGAGCTCAGTCTGGATGTAGTGCCTAGTATGATTGGTAAGTTACAAGGCTGGCTGGTCGATGAGCATTACATTGATATTGGTACACCAGAAAGCTACTCAGAAGCGCAAAAGATTGCCGCAAGTCAGGCAATGCCACTGTTATAA
- a CDS encoding class I SAM-dependent methyltransferase: MSFCQNWDQLYRSNQHMSVWPWSEIVSGALRNTKLREGNPDFTILEVGCGAGANFPFFLSYCPNVYGIDGSDFIIGELKQRFTNISNNLYVGDFTQPWPFQTQFDLIVDRGASVHNPASSIQRYLDEAYDKLKPGGVLLITDWFSTEHSDYAKAPESVDEYTKTGYTWGPFAGVGNVNFFNADLIHQLVSRFEIVSLSHAQSSEYGSDGVHAAWSMVLKKPAHEE, encoded by the coding sequence ATGTCATTTTGTCAAAACTGGGATCAACTTTACCGTAGTAATCAGCACATGTCCGTTTGGCCATGGAGCGAAATTGTGAGCGGAGCTCTGCGCAACACTAAGCTACGCGAGGGCAATCCAGACTTTACTATTTTGGAAGTCGGATGTGGTGCTGGCGCAAACTTTCCCTTTTTTCTAAGTTATTGTCCCAACGTTTATGGTATTGATGGCAGCGATTTCATTATTGGTGAGCTGAAACAAAGATTCACTAACATTTCAAATAATCTGTATGTGGGTGACTTTACACAACCCTGGCCCTTTCAAACACAGTTCGACTTAATCGTCGACCGGGGCGCATCCGTACACAATCCAGCCAGTAGCATTCAGCGCTACCTAGATGAGGCTTACGATAAGCTTAAGCCTGGCGGTGTATTACTGATCACTGACTGGTTTAGCACTGAGCACTCTGATTATGCTAAAGCGCCTGAGTCGGTCGATGAATATACTAAAACAGGCTACACTTGGGGACCATTTGCAGGTGTTGGAAACGTCAATTTCTTTAACGCAGACCTCATCCACCAGCTAGTATCGCGATTTGAAATTGTGTCACTCAGTCACGCTCAGTCTAGCGAGTACGGCAGCGATGGAGTACATGCTGCTTGGAGTATGGTACTGAAAAAGCCAGCTCATGAAGAATAA
- a CDS encoding GNAT family N-acetyltransferase: MKNKFTLERCELDHHWDSFIATSPHGSPFIHSQFIALLGVKYHAYYCCKGKEKIAAVLLIVDESETQVIGHHDVIHDGIAHRNISHLNRAQGHSELFAAQEYIAEYLAEHYTHVNLKLHPKIKDIRAFLWVNYHNDGPMFAAVPRYTSILELDEFSTTEVELEQSNNYSNSSVSRRQEIRYGIKKGVTLQPSQDFDLFAQYYGLTMARQGIEVDGKQLSSLALRIKSLAEQGLLCMYQAQTQDQKIGSFATYLIHQDTAYYFYGANHPDMRDSHTGTAVLWQAFPLLAQKGISRLDLEGINSPQRGWFKLSFGGNIEPYFHIRLG; encoded by the coding sequence ATGAAGAATAAGTTTACTCTTGAGCGTTGTGAGCTGGACCATCACTGGGACAGCTTTATCGCCACATCTCCCCATGGTAGTCCATTTATTCATAGCCAGTTTATTGCGCTGCTGGGTGTGAAGTATCACGCCTATTATTGCTGTAAAGGCAAAGAAAAAATAGCCGCTGTGCTACTGATCGTAGATGAAAGCGAAACTCAGGTCATCGGCCACCATGATGTTATCCATGACGGCATAGCGCATCGCAATATCAGTCACCTTAATCGTGCCCAGGGCCATTCCGAGTTGTTTGCTGCGCAAGAGTATATCGCTGAGTACCTCGCTGAGCATTACACTCACGTGAATCTGAAGCTACATCCAAAAATCAAAGACATCCGTGCTTTCCTATGGGTCAACTATCATAATGACGGCCCTATGTTTGCAGCTGTGCCGCGCTATACTTCCATACTTGAACTCGATGAATTTAGCACCACAGAGGTAGAACTTGAACAGTCTAATAACTACAGCAATAGCTCAGTATCAAGGCGTCAGGAGATACGCTATGGCATTAAAAAAGGAGTAACACTCCAGCCGTCACAAGACTTTGATTTGTTCGCTCAATATTACGGGTTGACCATGGCGCGTCAGGGAATTGAGGTCGATGGTAAGCAATTGTCGTCACTAGCACTAAGAATAAAAAGCTTAGCTGAACAGGGGCTACTATGTATGTATCAAGCACAAACTCAGGATCAAAAAATCGGTAGTTTTGCGACCTATTTAATTCATCAAGATACAGCTTACTATTTTTACGGAGCAAACCACCCAGACATGCGCGATAGCCATACTGGGACGGCTGTTTTATGGCAAGCCTTCCCGCTACTAGCGCAAAAAGGCATTTCGCGATTGGATTTAGAGGGGATTAACAGTCCGCAGAGGGGCTGGTTCAAGCTGAGTTTCGGTGGCAATATCGAACCATATTTTCATATTAGGCTTGGCTAA